The DNA region gaacatctcattccaaaaatcatggcattaatatagaatatgaatgtcattgaatgctgtagcgttaagaattcccttcactggaactaaggggcctagcccaaaccatgaaaaacagccccagaccattattcctcatccaccaaactttacagttggcactatgcattggggcaggtagtgttctcctggaatccgtcaaaacccagattcgtccgccggactgccagatggtgaatcgtATATTCAACACGCCAGAGAACGgatttccacttctccagagtccaatggcagtgagctttacaccactgcagctgattcttggcattgcacatagtgatcttaggcttgtgtgcggctgctcggccatggaaacccatttcatgaagccctcAACAAAGTTCTTGTGCTGcagttgcttccaaaggcagtttggaactcggtagtgaatgttgccattctacttccaatgtttgtctacggagattgcatggctgtgtgctcgattttaaacacctgtcagcaacatgtGGGGCTTTAATAGCTGAATCCACGCGTTTgaacgggtgtccacatacttttgaatatatagtgAGTATCTAACCTACGATTATGCCCGATGGGCCCGTTTTACCTTTAATAGCCAGCTGCACTTCCTTTGACTTGCCACAGCCGTGACTATTTCTTGCTTCACAGAAGTACAGTCCTCCATCAACAGTCACATTAAGGGAGTAACTCAGTCCAGATGCTACCTGTGTTCTTTTATCCCCACTGATCTGGAACCAGGTGAAGTTTGTCACAGGAGGGTTGGCTGTACTGCTGCAGGTCAGATTAACACAGCTGCCCACTGATACTGGATCAGCTGGACTGATGGAGGCCGAGGTGTCCTTAGgtgagactgagggagaggggtTCATTTAGAATGTATCTGGTATATTGAATAGTCTCATCAAAACCACTATTACAATCATCAGTGAAAACATGATAGAATGATCTATTCTACAGGAACCTGTGATTAAATCTTACATGAAACATTAAGCATCATGTTATGTTCAGCTGTCTTGTTGYTTGMCCCTACTGGGTAGACTGCAGTACAAGTGATGTTCTTCTCATGATGAAGGTATGATGGAGTGAAGGTCACCGTGGAGAGAACTGATTTGGTTTGGTCTGGATTCTCCTGCAGTTGGTTCTCAGGTGTGAACTGTGTTGGGAGAGTCCATGTCAGCTCAGGGGGGTGTTCAGGACAGGGGGCGACAGCAGAGCAGTTCAAACTGACAGGGGTCCCTTCCTTCACCTCACTTGAGACAGTAATAATGGGACTGGATGGCAAATCTGTAATACATTGTAGATAAAGATATTTTACACTAATAGTTAAACTATCCACTTGTTCTACTCTTATCTTTGATGCAAGGAATATGAACTGGGGAAAATAGTTGGTTAAAAGATAAATTGTTTACCTCTGACAACTATATCAACAGACTYATYRGGATCTGTTGCACGGAATGGTTGWCTCTCAATCCTGAAGAAGWATCTATTAGTGTAATTGGTGGTTACATTGAAGAAGACTGTGGTGCAGTTCTTCTTGGACATGTTTCCAGTTATCTTCCCTTGATATCTGTTGACCGTCTCACTACTGTTAAATATCACATTGTCCGGACTCCCACCAAACTGTGGTGATTTTTTAATCCACACTCCAGAGGTTTGTATTGTGCTGTTAAATGTATCCTTATTTTGGTCAGGAATATCAAATGAACATGGGATTTGCACACAGGAGCCAGTCAGTCCATCCAGTCTATCTGGCATTGTGGCGATCAAACCTCGTTGACCAAAACAGGCCAAAACACCTGCAACATGAAGGACAACATCAGGGAGGTTGTGATCTTTTCAGTACAGTCACTCTCTCCTTCTGCAGCAAAAAAGATGAGCTCATTTCAATGTACAGGTGATTCCTGATGTCACGACTCCATTCCCTAAACTGGATCATGCACATATCTGGAGCACAGAATGTTTGAATCCAGACTATTAAACTATACTTATCAGGAGTCAACTGTACACTTTTCTATACATTGAGACAGATGGGAATATAGCTCATACCATGAAATATCATCACTTGTGCTTATTCCTTTATGTCTGATTCATAACTAGTTGTTGCTGTGTGTAAGACTCACCTGACATAAAGAGGacaatgaggaaaaacatgttCTCAGGACAAGTCATGTGAGAACTCGCACACTACTGATCACCTGAAAcagtacaaacatacacacatttagTAACTCACAACACACTGCCTCTCCTTACCTTCAGGCTCAAACCCAACACCCGAGCACTCCATtctcccacccctacaggagggcagctccctCTCAGCCTGTCCAAGCTCttttctgtcctggcaccccaatgttggaaccagcttccccctgaagctaccTGCCCATCTAGCGAAAACATCAGAAACYCTACCTCTTCAGGgcatcttaaataatcccacagcacccccccTTTCACAGCCCGACCTTAAAAAAGCCTTTTGTCAACTAACATTCGCACTAACATTCCCCCTTACTGTTACRttgttctaaaatggatgaaattgttttcttccctcaatctacacacaataccccataataacaaaaaacgttttttagaaatgtgtgttttgtgtgtggattgataagggaaaattatttaatgcattttacaATAAGACtaaagtagcaaaatgtggaaaagggaaggggtctgaatactttccaaacgcaGTGTATGGCTTTCAGTTGTGAAGCTATAACATGAACCAACAGCAGCACTTTGAACATTTCAAATCATCACCAATAATAACATTTCAGTGAGTCTTAACATTAAAATGAAAAGATAGTGAAGAAGTCGACACTTACCTTACAATCTTGAAAACCGATCACAGAAAAGTAGATGATATCATACCCATAGTGAGTTCTGACAAACTGAAGTGTTGCAATTCAAGTTGGACAACGGCACGTGATGTACTTCCTATTCCTAATAAGTGTataaaataatttgcattttcaAAAGCAAGTAGTATAATTTTctaattatatacagtaccagtcaaaagtttggacacacctactcaaaggTTAACccttttactattgtctacattgtagaataatagtgaagacattacaatgatgaaataacacatatggaatcatgtagtaaccaaaaaaagtgttaaacaaatcaaaatatattttatatttgagattcttcaaattagccaacttttgccttgatgacagccttgcacacgcTTGGTGCaaggcttcatgaggtagtcacctggaatgcatttcaattaacaggtgtgccttgttaaaagttaatttgtggaatttctttccttcttaatgcgtttcaaccaatcagttgtgttgtgacaaggtagggatggtatacagacgatagccctatttggtaaaagaccaagtccaacattttaatttaatttcaattttaaattgaacctttatttaaactaggcaagtcagttaagaacaaactattatttacaatgactacctaccccggccaaagctgggccaattgtgcgccgccctatgagactcccacaGCCGGacgtgataaagcctggaatcaaaccagggactgtagtgacacctcttgctctgagatgcagtgcctaagaccactgcaccactcgggagcccatattatggcaagatcagctcaaataagctgAGAAGTTAcaatcaatcattattttaagacatgaaggtcagtcWatgcggaaaatgtcaagaactttgaacaagaactttcttgacattttccgcattgactgaccttcatgtcttaaagtaatgattgattGTAACTTCTCAGCTTATTTGAGCTGacctcttcaagtgcagtcgcaaaaaccatcaagccctatgatgaaactggcactcatgaggaccgccacagaaaaggaagacccagagctacctctgctgcagaggatgcgttcattagagttaccagcctcagaaatggcagaccaaataaattcttcacagagttcaagtaacagacacatctcaacatcaacctttcagaggagactgtgtgaatcaggccttcatggtcgaattgctgcaaagaaaccacacaactaaaggacatcaataggaagacttgcttgggccaagaaacacaagtaatggacatgagactggtggaaatctgtcctttggtctggggTCAAaagttgagatttttggttccaaatgccatgtctttgtgaggcgCAGAGTAKGTGAACRGATGACCTCTCGTAGTTtggctcccaccgtgaagcatggaggatgagttGTGATGGTGcttcgctggtgacactgtcaatgacttagaatgcaaggcacacttaaccagYatggctaccacagcattctgcagcgatacgccatgccatctggcttgcgcttagtgggactatcattttttccctacaggacaatgacctaacacacctccaggctgtgtaagggcaatttgaccaagaaggagagtgatagagtgctgaaTTAcagagtactttgttgaagcacctatggcagcgattacagctcgagtcttcttgggtatgacactacaagcttggtacacctgtatttggggagtgtctcccattcttctttgcagactctctcatgctctgtcatgttggatggggagcatcactgactgcacagctattttcaggtctctccatacatgttagatcaggttcaagtccaggctctggctgggccactcaaggacattgagacttgtccaaaagccactcctgccatgtcttggctgtgtgcttggggtcgtcctgttggaaggtgaacctttgctccagtctgaggtcctgagcaggtttgagtcaaggatctctgtactttgttccgttcaacTTTCCCTYgatcctgactagtctcccagtccctgccgctgaaagacatCCAATGGAGGCCAAAGTGYTCattgggaacttcaatgctgcaagaATTTTTggggtaaccttccccagatctgtgcctcgatacaatcctgtctcggcgctctacggacaattccttcaacctcatggcgttgtttttgcggacatgcactgtcaactgtgggacattatatagacaggtgtgtgcctttccaaatcatgtccaatcaattgaatttaccacaggtggactccaatcaagttgtagaaacatctctaggatgatcaatggaaacaagatgcaccttagctcaattttgagtctcatagcaaacagtctgaatacttatgtaaagaaggtatttctgtttataaatatgcaaacatttctaaaaacctggttttcgctttgtcattatggggtagtgtgtgtagattgatgagggggaaaaagtatttaatccattttagaataagactgtaatgtaacacaatgtagaaaaagtcaaggggtctgaatagtttctgaatgcactgtatttaaaaaaacagtaTTAATTTAACATGCTTTTAAAGTCTACGCAAGAATGGAAATGAATGTGCTATAAAAACATTTCCCCTTTCTAATGACTCTATACTCTTGCACATTTTGTTTGTCATATTGATAATGCAACAAAGCTTCAGCAAGAGGCATCTCCCTCTCCCCTAGCTCTGACTTGAATGGAAATGCACGTTCCATTTAATTTGctataaaaaatttaaatgaaAAAACTCAAGgcaaaatcaatattttttttttacttttattcaaaaataaaaataaacattcataaaactTGCCTAGTTCAACATGAAAAACAGACTTGATCAGGCGCACTATAGTTGTAGTAAGTAATTGTAGCTAAGTGATTCATACACTCCTGCACTAACTTCTGCTTTACTTGCTTCACTTCCTGTTTGTWGTCTATTTGCCCTTCTTAAATTTGCCTGTGGTTGCACCGGTCTTYTGTTTCTTCTTGTTGGATCCCTTTGTCTCAGGTTCCTAAACAAGGAGGAAGTAGAGGATTATTTTAACATGGATACAGTAAGGTCAAGAGACTTCATGTTGTGGTTTCTCGCTCTCAAGACAATCTGTAATAGAACGAACTGTCAACCATTTAGATTGTACAGTTTTCTAGCTCCACACTTCTCTCTCTGAAACCCTTGTGTGTGCCATGCTGTCAAGTATGTGATGTAGTGTCCTAAGCACCTTGCGTTTTGATGACAGAGACCCGGTGATGGTGAAGAAGGTGTCCAGTCgtccctgtgtgctgccctgcCGGCTCTTCAGAATCTTCTTACAGCCGTTCTTGATGCGGTCCTCACtgaaaacacatcacacacacacacacacctcaaaggaTGAGTCACAAACTTCAtcactcacacatgcatgcataYgcacacattgtgatattgttgtatggtggtattgaacATGTGGTGGATATCTGGTGGTGTAgagatgttatatgatgtactgttttatctttagaTCACTCAGCACAAACATAGTTCACGGTTTTATCTTTGGTTTTATATATAATGTGggtgtttggtgtgtttggacgcAAGGAAGAGTAGCTTaaggggatccctaataaatacaaatacaaaataccaaCCATGGCATAACATGTGAATGTGGTGTGAAAttggagtggcaggtagcctagcggttaagagcgttgggccaRtaaccgaaaggtcactgttttgaatccctgagccaactaggtgaaaaatctgtccatgtgttcttgagcaaggctcttaaccctaattgctcctgtaagtcactctggataaKagtgtctgctaaaatgtaaatgttaacatTTTAAACAGYGAAAAAGCAGCGATAGTCTGTAAGCACAGAACCACTTAGAATAATTGACTGATTTAGAACACAGAAGTGTGACCGAAGCATCTATTCCACTATTTACAACATTTGGGGCAAATCCCAACTTCCACTTTAGTTGAATTTCCCCTTAGTCATGCGATGACATCAAATGGGAGAAWTTAGGACTCGCCCCTGCCATTCTAAACTCACATAATTCATTGAGTTAAGAGTATTAAAGCTCTGTTTGACACAGGTGTTACTTTAATGCCATGTAAAAWTKTAATTTAAAAAAAGTCCAATACTGTTCATTGCTCAGACTATCAATCAGCGAATCAGTCACCTGAACTGTTTCTCTGCACACATGAACTGGATGAGGGCGTCCTCGTCAGGCTCGCTCCACTTGAGGTCTACGGTGGAGCAGTCCACCACGTCAGGCTGCAGGAACAGCCCTCTGGCTTCCTTATACAGCCAGTCCTCTGGGGCAGGGTGCTTCTGCAAGGGGCCAAGGAGACAGACACTCAGACTGACTTCTGGGACAGGGAGAACTGCTGCATCGTTGTTTTGAACTTAAACTAAGGACTGTTAGTAATGTGGGAGTGTCCTGAATGTCTGCGCTGAAGAGGAGCACGTTATAACAATGGAGAATGTAATACATTGAACACTACTTAGCTACAGACAGTCAGTACAGCAGTACTCACAGACGGGTCGATGTTCTCCAGAATCTCCTCGATGGAGCCGTGTTGTCTGATCAAGTCAATGGCTCTCTTGGGCCCGATTCCCTTGATGGTACCACAGTAGTCACAGCCCAGCAGTATGCACAGGTCTATGAACTGAGACAGAGGCGAGAGAGTGGCAGAGGTAGAGGACTACACAGTTACAAACAAAAGGTCATGGTCTGATGTCACAACATGACATAACACTGACAGTTCTAGACAACAGAAGACGGGGGGGTATGTTTGGAGATACCTGCTCATGAGTCAGATTAATGTCCTGCAAAAGGCGAGTGAACTGGAACTCCTGGATAGGAAGCTTTCTAGGATAGAGGAACATAAATGTTATAAAACTCAAAAAATGAATATCTAACACACATCAAATACAATGACATACACTGCTTTTTCTACTGTTAAAATAGGACCACAAACTGTATGGCTGTGATGGTGCAAATACTGTATAATGGGATGAAAAGATAGGTAATGATTAAGGTAGTATAGGAACTGCAGTAGTACTTGGCTTCGCTGGCAGTGAGGTGCCTTAGTAGGACCCCTGTTCCAAAAGTCAGACCGTCCATATCCTCTGTTGCAGTGGCAAACACCTTCCCAGCCTTAACCAGAGCAGCGCAGCTCGCCTCAGCCTCACACGGAGCCTAGAGGGTAAATGGGAGATTGTATCTTCACTATCAAAACAGAACAAATNNNNNNNNNNNNNNNNNNNNNNNNNAAATTAAACTAGCCAAACAGAAATACAtacagatccccaaatgggcacatttttgCCGACATATgtacgcaggccaggtagcctgtAGGCCTACTTCTCAGCGTAATCAGGTGCACTCcgtactcaacattgacaggagcactccaaacaaaagacaatgattaAATTAATTGACAAAACTCTTAAAGGGAATGAAATAAACCTCTaattgtttctcacaagtgttgcattttttcccccatacctttatttaactaggcaagtcagtttaaccTCTAACGcctcacaaacccggatccgggatccccccatcacaaaagctgactagcatagcctagcctaaagttacagggatatcataaaataaaatgttctgaaaatcacaagtccaagacaccaaatgaaagatacagatcttgtgattcaagccatcatctctgatttttaaatgttttacagggaagacacaatatgtaaatctattagctaaccacgttagcaaaagacaccacttttttactccaccatatTTTTTactcagtagctatcacaaattcgaccaaataaagatataataagccactaaccaagaaacaattctcatcagatgacagtctgataacatatttattgtatagcataggttttgttagaaaaatgtgcatatttcaggtataaatcatagtttacaattgcagcccCCATTACAACTATCACTAAaatgactagaataactacagagaccatcgtGTATTAGTAATTACTCatcatttcttaaaaatacacagcgtacagcagatgaaagacacagatcatgtgaataaagccaatatgtcagattttcgaagtgttttacagcgaaaacacaatatagcgttatcttagcttactacaagtcagtcacacagtagcattgattcaagccaaaaaTAGCAATAACGTTATAAACCACCAAAAGCTATTAATTTTTtcataaccttctcagaattcttcaatgacagtcctgtaacatcatattacacgaTGCATATAAgtttgttagaaaatgtgcatattagccgCACAATTCGTGGTTACACAACGTGTTTAGTGGACAAAAAAATCAAGCAATCGGTCCGGCGCCATTTTGAAAGGCACTAATcttatcgaaaactattcataaacttgactaaaaaatacaggttggacagcaattgaaagagaaattagttcttaatgcaatcgctgaattacatttttaaaattaaccttactgcgcaatactggTACAATACAGGTGCGATAGCGCAACGCTACATGGAAATAATGGCgtctaatacatttttctttttcaacagaacaacgtttATCAGCATAACAGTACCTACTATTAGCTGAactcccatcagaatcttgtgaaaGGTGTCCGTTGGCCAAAATAACGTTGCTGGGTTGGAGAATGTTCCCTCGACGTTGCAATTAGCAGTACAGAATGGCAttcgagagagagacacccacgtTTCTACAGCGCCATGGAAATAAATAcctgaaaatcgcaatatactgacctAAACTGGTTATATTCGGTtaagattatgatgtctttaaagcctatagcgaataaaaacagagccggatacTTCTAGGAGCTAAAACCAGACGTTCTAAAAAAGACATGCCAAGACCCTCTTTGCGTCAGCGCGAAGTCCCAAAAGGTCGGACACCTCGGTTCCAATCAAATTTAAAACTTTGGGAACTACGTAGAGACGTCATTTCCACTCTCCCTATTCGCTAACAGccagggaaggcgtatgcagtgcatctcaaacaatagaagacaggcaaagttaaagacaggtctcaaagcagatgataaaatttcccattctcacacagacataggaaaagtgctctaagtcgagttctgtttcacttacagacataattccaacggttttagaaactagagatgttttctatccaatagtaagaataatatgcatattgtacgagcaagaattgagtaggaggcc from Salvelinus sp. IW2-2015 linkage group LG14, ASM291031v2, whole genome shotgun sequence includes:
- the LOC111973496 gene encoding myelin-associated glycoprotein-like isoform X2; this encodes MTCPENMFFLIVLFMSGVLACFGQRGLIATMPDRLDGLTGSCVQIPCSFDIPDQNKDTFNSTIQTSGVWIKKSPQFGGSPDNVIFNSSETVNRYQGKITGNMSKKNCTTVFFNVTTNYTNRXFFRIEXQPFRATDPBXSVDIVVRDLPSSPIITVSSEVKEGTPVSLNCSAVAPCPEHPPELTWTLPTQFTPENQLQENPDQTKSVLSTVTFTPSYLHHEKNITCTAVYPVGXXNKTAEHNMMLNVSFSPKDTSASISPADPVLVGSCVNLTCISTANPPVTNFTWFQISGGKTTQVATGLSYSLNVTVVDGGLYFCEARNSHGCGKSKEVQLASKGQEKTVTTMVFGIAAGTLGVLLLISLISVIGWRRNSRLHDGLERTDNPQGENSPVGTVCANQATAGEEPEERAEDHPEEIHYGDIDFSKLRPTRDATAAARTGSQGQESEYAEVLCDQKGRQEPPLNI
- the LOC111973496 gene encoding myelin-associated glycoprotein-like isoform X3; translated protein: MTCPENMFFLIVLFMSGVLACFGQRGLIATMPDRLDGLTGSCVQIPCSFDIPDQNKDTFNSTIQTSGVWIKKSPQFGGSPDNVIFNSSETVNRYQGKITGNMSKKNCTTVFFNVTTNYTNRXFFRIEXQPFRATDPBXSVDIVVRDLPSSPIITVSSEVKEGTPVSLNCSAVAPCPEHPPELTWTLPTQFTPENQLQENPDQTKSVLSTVTFTPSYLHHEKNITCTAVYPVGXXNKTAEHNMMLNVSFSPKDTSASISPADPVSVGSCVNLTCSSTANPPVTNFTWFQISGDKRTQVASGLSYSLNVTVDGGLYFCEARNSHGCGKSKEVQLAIKGQEKTVTTMVFGIAAGTLGVLLLISLISVIGWRRNSRLHDGLERTDNPQGENSPVGTVCANQATAGEEPEERAEDHPEEIHYGDIDFSKLRPTRDATAAARTGSQGQESEYAEVLCDQKGRQEPPLNI
- the fen1 gene encoding flap endonuclease 1 gives rise to the protein MGIHGLAKLIADQAPSAIKEQDIKNYFGRKIAIDASMCMYQFLVAVRQDGNVLQNEDGETTSHLMGMFYRTIRMLEHGIKPVYVFDGKPPQLKSGELEKRGERRAEAEKLLAQAQEAGEQENIDKFSKRLVKVTRQHNDECKKLLTLMGVPYIEAPCEAEASCAALVKAGKVFATATEDMDGLTFGTGVLLRHLTASEAKKLPIQEFQFTRLLQDINLTHEQFIDLCILLGCDYCGTIKGIGPKRAIDLIRQHGSIEEILENIDPSKHPAPEDWLYKEARGLFLQPDVVDCSTVDLKWSEPDEDALIQFMCAEKQFSEDRIKNGCKKILKSRQGSTQGRLDTFFTITGSLSSKRKEPETKGSNKKKQKTGATTGKFKKGK
- the LOC111973496 gene encoding B-cell receptor CD22-like isoform X5; translated protein: MTCPENMFFLIVLFMSGVLACFGQRGLIATMPDRLDGLTGSCVQIPCSFDIPDQNKDTFNSTIQTSGVWIKKSPQFGGSPDNVIFNSSETVNRYQGKITGNMSKKNCTTVFFNVTTNYTNRXFFRIEXQPFRATDPBXSVDIVVRDLPSSPIITVSSEVKEGTPVSLNCSAVAPCPEHPPELTWTLPTQFTPENQLQENPDQTKSVLSTVTFTPSYLHHEKNITCTAVYPVGXXNKTAEHNMMLNVSFSPKDTSASISPADPVSVGSCVNLTCSSTANPPVTNFTWFQISGDKRTQVASGLSYSLNVTVDGGLYFCEARNSHGCGKSKEVQLAIKGQEEPVNPKXYEIVGKTLGLLFLFSLVVFFAWRRRTSRLPSGFDMTDLSQGQNSPAGTVCSNQARVGRGNQ